From one Triticum urartu cultivar G1812 chromosome 3, Tu2.1, whole genome shotgun sequence genomic stretch:
- the LOC125545140 gene encoding DNA-directed RNA polymerase subunit 10-like protein: MIIPVRCFTCGKVIGNKWDHYLDLLQADYTEGDALDALGLVRYCCRRMLMTHVDLIEKLLNYNTLEKTETN, from the exons ATGATCATCCCGGTCCGCTGCTTCACCTGCGGCAAG GTGATCGGGAACAAGTGGGACCACTACCTCGATCTTCTCCAGGCCGATTACACTGAGGG GGATGCTCTGGATGCCTTGGGCTTGGTTCGCTACTGCTGCCGCCGTATGCTCATGACCCATGTTGATCTCATCGAGAAGTTGCTCAACTACAACA CCCTGGAGAAGACGGAGACAAATTGA